In Phycisphaerae bacterium, the sequence CACGTCCGGTTCGGAGGGAGGGGGGACGGTCAATCCGTCCTTCCTACCCCTATCCGTTCCCCATTGAACGCCGCCACTTCCTGGAGCATGGCGACGTAGTTGCGGATCGGGATGTAGTTGGCCACGCTGTTGCCGGTGCCGACGGCGTATTCGCCACCGGGTGTGCATTCCTCCAGGATCCGCCGCACGTACTGCCGGACCTCCTGCTCGCTGCGGCGGCTGATGAAATCGACGTCCACGCCGCCGATGATCGCGATGCGGTGGCCGTATCGCCGCTTGACCGAGGTCACCGGTTCGATGACGTCCTCAAAGCTGTGGCGGGCATCGATGCCCACGTACTCGATCAGGTCTTCCATCACCGCGTCGATGTTCCCGCAGGCGTGGAGCAGGTACGGTTTGCCGGCCGCGTGGGCCGCCTCGGCAATCCGCCGGTGCCACGGGAAGATGTATTCGCGAAGGTGCTGGGGCGAGATCATCGTGGCCGTCTTGAAACCCAGATCATCGCCCATCCATACCGCCCGCACGGCCTCATGTTGTGCCGCCTGCCGGTAGAAATCGAGAAACCGCTCGCCCACGCGATTGACGACATCGCGGGCCAGGTCCGGCTGATCGTGCAAAGCCATGGAGAACGTCTCGAAGCTCATCAGCCACATCGCCCACTCAAGAATGCCCGACGATGTCATGATGATGCCCATGCCCGGCGG encodes:
- a CDS encoding uroporphyrinogen decarboxylase family protein, producing MRWRNGGIGMHWAEAYPRMDVDWAQVELVLRRKVPDQVPVVELFTDHDFIQAVLGYHWTAVAANRDYAEWQRYWLWRIEYQKLAGPAYINAGMDGLVYPVRKVACATNTAELALGDRAWVNETEGVITSREDFEAYPWPTSPFNRRQTDFIAENAPPGMGIIMTSSGILEWAMWLMSFETFSMALHDQPDLARDVVNRVGERFLDFYRQAAQHEAVRAVWMGDDLGFKTATMISPQHLREYIFPWHRRIAEAAHAAGKPYLLHACGNIDAVMEDLIEYVGIDARHSFEDVIEPVTSVKRRYGHRIAIIGGVDVDFISRRSEQEVRQYVRRILEECTPGGEYAVGTGNSVANYIPIRNYVAMLQEVAAFNGERIGVGRTD